A region of the Deinococcus multiflagellatus genome:
CGGCGCGGCTGGCCAGCGCGGCGGACCTGGGCACGGCGGTGGCCTGCGCCCGGCTGGCCTTCGACGCGGCGCCGGATTCGGCGGCCCTGGCCCTGCTGGTGTCGCTGCTGGCCCAGGCCGGCGCGGGCGACGAGGCCGAGGCCCTGCTGGAGCGCTGGCCCACGCCCGACGGCCCCTGGTGGTCGGCGCGCACCGAACTGCTGGTCACGCGCGGGCAACTGGCCCAGGCTGTGGAGGTCGCCCAGGCCGCGCGGGCCGCTGGCGTGCGCTTAAGTCCCGGGGCCCAGGCCCTGGTGGCCAGCGCCCTGCTGAACCAGGGTGACCTGGACGGCGCCGAGCAGCTGGCCCGTGCCGGCCTGGACGCGGCGCCCCCCCTGGCCGATGAGGCCGCCCCAGAAGACGAGGACGCCGTGACTGCGCGCGCCCGCTGCCTGAATGTGCTGGGCGGCGTGGCCTATTTCCGGGGCGACTACGCGGCGGGCGAGGCCGCGCAGCAGGCGGCGGCCACGGCGCTGCTGGACGCCGGGCAACTGGCGGCGGCGGCCGGGCTGCTGGGCAACCGCGCGCTGACCCGTTCGGCCCAGGCCCGGCTGCCCGAGGCAATGGCAGACCTGCACGAAGCCCTGCGGCTGCTGACCCAGGTGGGCGACGGCCGCCAGCACGCCTTTCAGCAGCAGCGGCTGGGGGCCCTCTACGCCCGCGCCGGGGACTTTGAGCGCGCCCAGGACCTGCTGCACGAGGCCCGCGACGTGCTGGCCCGCGCCGACGCCCCCAGCTGGCAGGCCGAATGCGAAACCGAACTGGCGCGCCTGTATCTGGAATGGGCCCCGCCCGGGGGCGCCCAGGCCGCGCGGGTGCACGCCCGCACCGCCGCGCGCCTGGCAGGCCAGTCTGGGGCGCGCGCCTACGTGTGTGACGCCCTGTTTGCCCTGGCCTGGGCCGAGGCCGCGCACGGCGACCCCGAACGGGCCGCGCAGGCCGCCGCCGACCTCACGCGGGCGGCGCAGGGGGGGCCGCCAGTGGGCGGCGGCTACGCGCTGTGGGCCCAGGGGCTTGCACAGGAGGCGGCCGGGGACCGGGGCGGCGCCCTGGCCTGCTACGAGGCGGCAGCGGCCCACCTGCGCGCCGCCCGGATTGAGGTGCTGGCGTGGCGCGTGGACGCCGAAGCCGCGCGGATGCAGGGCGACCCGGTGCGGGCGGCGGCCAGTGTGACCTACTACGAGGCGCGCGGCTGGCATGGGCGCGCGGCGGCGGCCCGGCGCGCCTTTCCGGGGCTACAGGCCGCTCCCCTCCCCACGCGGCGCCCGCCGGCCCCGGGGCTGCACCTGCGCGCGCTGGGCCACCCGCAGGTGCAGGGCCCGCCGCCGCGCCCGGTGCGGGGGCGGCAGGCCCGCACCCTGCTGGGCGCGCTGCTGGGGGCCCGGCTGGCGGGCGACCCCGAACTGGAACAGCTGGCCCTGGCCGATCTGCTCTATCCCGCCCAGACCGAGGGCCGCGCGGTGGGCGCCCTGCACCAGCTGGTGCACCGCCTGCGCGACACGCTGGGCCCGGGGCTGATTGTGCGCACGCCGGGCGGCTACCTGCTGGGCGAACAGGTGCAGACCGACGCCGAAACTTTCGTGGTCAGCGGCGACCTGTCGCTGTGGCAGGGCCCCTACCTGGGCGCCGCCGACGAACCGCTGCCCGACGCCCTGGCGAGCGCCCTGCACCGCGCCGTGACCGAGGCCCTGCCGGCCCAGGCGGCGCTGGCGGCCCAGGCCAGCGAGTGGCTGCTGGCCGCCGACCCCTACAGCCGCCCGGCCCTGGTGCTGGCCCTGCGCGCCCAGGCCGCCGCCGGGCGCCCGCAGCGGCTGGCGCGCCTGTATGCCCAGGCCCGCGCCCGCATGGCCGAGGTGGGCGACGAGCTGCCCGCCCACTGGGAGGCGCTGCTGGGCCCGGCCCCCGGCCCTGAGCCCGAAACGTGAGGGGCCCGTCAGCCTGCGGCCGTCATGGTGGCGGCATGACCCTTCCTGCTGCCCCGCCGCCCCGCACCCGGGCGCGCTACGCCCTGTGCCCCCTGTGTGGCCGCGCGGTGCCGCTGGCCGCCCGCGAGCGCTACTGCCCCAACGACGGGCGCGCGCTCCTGCGCGGGTGCCCGGGATGCGGCGCGCCGCTGCGCACCCCCTACGCCCGCTTCTGCACCGGCTGCGGCGCCGCCCTGCTGGACACTGCCCCCCCAGGGTAAGGCGGGGACGCACTGGCGCAGCCCACAGGGCAGAGAGGCGGGATAGAGAAGGGGTTGTGCTGCCCTGGCCGGGGGCGCAGAGCGGCGAAGGGAGGCGTATACAGCCCCCGAAAAGCTCCATCACCCGTGACGGAATGTTGCCAACCAGAGGGGCTCGCCCAGTAGTGCAGCGGCGCAGGAGCAAGGACGGAGTTCCGGGCAGTGGCCCCGGAAAGCACCGAAGACCGGAACCATCCCGTTCTGCCCTGGGTGTTCTCAAGCTGAACGGCCTCTGTACCAGGGCAAAAGCGCTGGGAAAATGGAAGAACGGCCCGAGCTGCCCTGAGGCGCCCGGTCCTGCACGCCCGCCCTGACGCTTAGCCCTTCTGCAGCAGGATGCTTTTCAGGTACAGGCTTTCCGGCACGCTCAGGCGGTGCGGGTGGTCGGCGGGCTGGTAGGTCACGGCCACCACCTCGGCGTCGGTGCCTGCCTCGGCGGCGGCCACGCGGGCGGCGTCCAGCAGGTCATCCACGCGGATGTAGTGGGCGCAGGTGCTGATCAGGAGGTGCCCGCCCATTTCCAGCATGCGCAGGGCGCGCGCGGCGCCGTCGGTAAAGATGCGCTTGGCGCGCGGCACGTCGTCGCGGCGCTTGGCGAGGGTGGGGGGATCAAGCACGGCGGCGCTGAAGGTGCGCTTTTCCTTTTCCAGG
Encoded here:
- a CDS encoding zinc ribbon domain-containing protein, whose amino-acid sequence is MTLPAAPPPRTRARYALCPLCGRAVPLAARERYCPNDGRALLRGCPGCGAPLRTPYARFCTGCGAALLDTAPPG